In one Marinomonas maritima genomic region, the following are encoded:
- the tadA gene encoding tRNA adenosine(34) deaminase TadA, which yields MKDQYWMERALELAAKAASENEIPVGAIIVLNDEVIGEGYNAPISLCDPTAHAEIQAIRMACQKMKNYRLPGATLYVTLEPCSMCAGAMIHARIDRVVYAAMEPKSGVVESQGCFFEAPFLNHKVNVESGVLAETASAQLTQFFQYRREQKKKLKERAKKAI from the coding sequence ATGAAAGATCAATACTGGATGGAACGGGCGCTTGAATTGGCTGCGAAAGCGGCGTCTGAAAATGAAATCCCAGTGGGTGCCATTATTGTGTTGAACGATGAGGTCATTGGCGAGGGTTATAATGCTCCAATTTCTCTTTGTGACCCGACGGCGCATGCAGAAATTCAAGCGATTCGCATGGCATGTCAAAAAATGAAGAACTATCGATTACCTGGTGCAACTTTATATGTGACGTTGGAGCCATGTTCTATGTGTGCAGGAGCAATGATTCATGCCCGAATTGATCGCGTTGTTTATGCAGCGATGGAGCCTAAAAGTGGTGTTGTTGAAAGTCAGGGGTGTTTTTTTGAGGCACCGTTCCTTAATCATAAAGTGAATGTTGAATCCGGCGTATTGGCGGAAACGGCATCTGCTCAGCTGACGCAATTCTTCCAATACCGCCGTGAGCAGAAAAAGAAACTTAAGGAACGGGCAAAAAAGGCGATTTAG
- a CDS encoding CBS domain-containing protein — protein sequence MNTVADLMTTDLITLRENDSLAKAKALMHEKNIRNIPIINDEGECVGMLTQREYLRHAFHLVSQFGTQHISKKRTTNADCQRHEQGHLNH from the coding sequence ATGAATACAGTGGCAGATCTAATGACAACAGATTTAATCACATTAAGGGAAAATGATTCTTTAGCGAAAGCCAAAGCATTGATGCACGAAAAAAACATTAGAAACATCCCCATCATCAACGATGAGGGAGAATGCGTAGGCATGCTAACCCAGCGTGAATACTTACGTCATGCATTTCACCTAGTTAGCCAATTTGGCACGCAACACATATCCAAAAAAAGAACAACAAACGCCGATTGCCAACGCCATGAACAAGGACATCTTAACCATTAG
- a CDS encoding CBS domain-containing protein yields the protein MNKDILTISPETELSMAAEFFIENKYGCLPVIQNDKLVGILTPVDFVKLAHKMLKESA from the coding sequence ATGAACAAGGACATCTTAACCATTAGCCCTGAAACAGAATTAAGCATGGCTGCCGAGTTCTTCATTGAAAACAAGTATGGATGCTTACCCGTCATTCAAAACGACAAACTCGTCGGCATTCTCACACCTGTAGACTTTGTTAAACTTGCACACAAAATGCTAAAAGAGTCTGCTTAA
- a CDS encoding cold-shock protein, producing the protein MERLTGKVKWFNDAKGVGFIKRVEGSDAFVHYKSIACDGHKTLRKGQSVSFLLSETDFGVQAIDVQLEKEAQIASSGSNQYLEQA; encoded by the coding sequence ATGGAACGATTAACGGGAAAGGTTAAATGGTTTAATGACGCGAAAGGCGTTGGCTTTATTAAGCGAGTAGAAGGCAGCGATGCTTTTGTTCATTACAAATCGATTGCCTGTGATGGTCATAAAACGCTTAGAAAGGGGCAATCGGTTAGTTTCCTTTTGTCAGAAACGGATTTTGGCGTTCAAGCGATTGATGTTCAACTAGAGAAAGAGGCGCAAATTGCATCCTCTGGCTCTAATCAGTATCTCGAGCAGGCTTAG